Proteins encoded in a region of the Larimichthys crocea isolate SSNF chromosome XVI, L_crocea_2.0, whole genome shotgun sequence genome:
- the ift140 gene encoding intraflagellar transport protein 140 homolog isoform X2, giving the protein MAVYFDHRIEAPESSGVPSHLTWHPVLPVLAVASNSSTTGGNVDLYLQQGEYVESCHLERPHPPTVLRWHPLKPVLALGWENGEVVLLIHPVGHQTVLPIAHTACITLLEWSGSGSRLVTGDQTGALAVWKVDARGRLQGNHLVKHEYNKPLTCCIFRPATPGDDVAMLARASVSGDESALDMFSWKGAPLKMGPQEGLAFYVSTADGKVHYVDEHCKTSLLLSVEGAIKKLFYLEKREALAVITETLMLSQYTLGPEGGAQEFMKVKLSSKSGQNVNIVWTENGLLITATGEQVIRLWDLERDDNYVLPLDETLGFERGEMINCVSYCAEKEILAGGTSHGRIAIWKMVVLSGSSRGDNKAQWKLQTPTEIQGNVTQLQWGSSLNLLAANNSNTVLILCEHLMSAHFSQQVAAVQLTPTQLSITQFATGAHLALQSEIHIKGVCVTKDSVTVWSGKQITVYELTETVLRNTGSFPCDSPIVTVHGENLYTVEPNRVQIRTPQGTVKQLLTFSKAEGNPVLLSVCQYYLVVGTDTAHIRVFDLSRRDAKAHCNAKNLADQIANLGALRSVKCNANGSQVSILITQVNGRPDHKVYFYDVEMDTVTHFDFFVGRPSSGISQQEESERQQFQGTELSGRCPVSHFWDESEPRLFVCETVPISSESSSTSVLDTTDVSVVTLFCTQEHGLLLQDCYPKPSGLQALLALDVPYYCFSCKPGERDLNVPEISATTSAPAHPTQQPKGSAAKFPHMVSRRALRDFVGLENCEKATRDAMLNFSFYLTIGDMDEAFKSIKLIKSKAVWENMARMCVKTRRLDVARVCLGNMGNARAAKALKEAEAQPEPEAQVAMLAIQLGMLEDAEKLYKSCQRYDLLNNFYQASGQWQQALETAENHDRIHLRTTYYNYAKYLESMGDKTRALTYYENSDTHRVEVPRMLQDDTSSLEIYVNKMRDKNIYKWWAQYLESQSNMDSALRFYEHAQDYLSLVRVHCYMGNIEKASEIANDTGDRAASYHLARHYEGHDDIKQAVHFYTRAQAYNNAIRLCKENGLDDQLMNLALLSNPEDMMEAACYYEEKGTHMDRAVSLYHKAGYVSKALELAFATQQFSALQLIADDLNENHDPALLARCSDFFITHSQYDKAVELLVAAKKYQQALELCVTQNLTITEELAETMTVTDSKDLSEEARKELLERIADCCMRQGNYHLATKKYTQAGNKLKAMRALLKSGDTEKIVFFANVSRQKELFIMAANYLQSLDWRKDPEILKTIIGFYTKGRAPDLLAGFYEACAQVEIDDYQNYEKALDALTEALKCISKAKDSSGQQEARLADTQHKITLIKKFVYARRLYAENAGEAVRLCEALLEEPELDPAVRIGDAFGFLVEHHCQQGNFQEAYRKLEELQKLLPSQNIRYYISQASLEALQKEMGLPMDRSDRRHNVKEEDEVEEDLNVP; this is encoded by the exons ATGGCGGTGTATTTTGACCACCGTATTGAAGCCCCTGAAAGCAGTGGTGTGCCCTCTCATTTGACCTGGCACCCAGTTCTTCCTGTGCTGGCCGTGGCCTCAAACAGCTCCACCACCGGAGGCAACGTGGACCTCTACCTGCAGCAG GGAGAATACGTGGAGAGCTGCCATTTAGAACGTCCTCACCCGCCCACAGTGCTGCGCTGGCATCCCCTCAAGCCGGTGTTGGCGCTGGGCTGGGAGAATGGTGAGGTGGTGCTGCTGATCCACCCCGTTGGACATCAAACTGTCCTTCCCATCGCACACACAGCCTGCATCACACTGCTGGAGTGGAGTGGCTCTGGCAGCCGCTTGGTAACGGGTGATCAG ACTGGAGCGCTAGCAGTATGGAAGGTAGATGCTAGAGGGAGACTTCAAGGAAACCATCTTGTGAAGCATGAATACAACAAACCTCTAACTTGCTGCATCTTCAGACCGGCGACACCTGGGGA CGATGTGGCAATGTTAGCCCGAGCATCAGTAAGTGGAGATGAGAGTGCTCTGGATATGTTCAGCTGGAAGGGAGCACCTCTTAAGATGGGCCCACAGGAGGGACTCGCGTTCTACGTCAGCACTGCAGATG GTAAAGTTCACTATGTGGATGAGCATTGCAAGACAAGCCTACTACTAAGTGTAGAGGGAGCAATCAAGAAACTGTTCTATCTTGAGAAAAGAGAGGCGCTTGCTGTGATCACGGAGACCCTAATGTTGTCACAGTACACTCTTGGACCTGAGGGAGGAGCCCAGGAATTTATGAAG gTTAAGTTGAGCAGCAAGAGTGGGCAGAATGTCAACATTGTCTGGACAGAAAACGGCCTCCTCATCACAGCCACAGGAGAACAGGTTATCAg gctgtGGGACCTGGAGCGAGATGACAACTATGTTTTGCCTCTCGACGAGACTCTGGGGtttgagagaggagagatgatcAACTGTGTTTCATACTGTGCAGAAAAAG AAATCTTGGCAGGTGGCACCAGCCATGGTCGCATAGCAATCTGGAAGATGGTGGTGCtgtcaggcagcagcagaggagataACAAGGCCCAGTGGAAGCTACAGACACCCACAGAAATACAGGGAAATGTCACGCAGCTACAG TGGGGCTCTAGCCTGAATCTGCTGGCCGCCAATAATTCGAACACTGTGCTGATCCTGTGTGAGCATTTGATGTCAGCTCACTTTagccagcaggtggcagcagtgCAGCTCACCCCAACCCAGCTCAGCATCACTCAGTTCGCCACAGGAGCGCACCTTGCTCTGCAGTCTGAGATACACatcaagggtgtgtgtgttaccaaa GATTCGGTGACAGTCTGGAGTGGCAAGCAGATCACTGTGTATGAGCTTACAGAGACAGTTCTTCGCAATACAG GATCATTTCCTTGTGACTCCCCCATAGTAACTGTACATGGCGAGAACCTCTACACTGTGGAACCTAACAGGGTCCAGATTCGCACGCCACAG ggCACTGTGAAGCAACTGCTGACCTTCTCAAAGGCAGAGGGCAACCCTGTACTACTCAGTGTGTGCCAGTACTACCTGGTGGTAGGCACGGACACAGCACACATTAGAGTCTTTGACCTCTCCCGAAG AGATGCCAAAGCTCACTGCAATGCTAAGAACCTGGCTGATCAGATTGCCAATCTGGGAGCCCTCAGGTCAGTCAAGTGTAACGCCAACGGCAGCCAAGTCAGCATCCTCATCACCCAG GTTAATGGACGACCTGATCACAAAGTGTACTTTTATGACGTTGAGATGGACACTGTGACACACTTTGACTTCTTCGTTGGCAGACCGTCCAGTGGTAtctcacagcaagaagaaaGTGAAAG GCAGCAGTTTCAGGGGACAGAGCTCAGTGGTCGCTGCCCAGTATCTCACTTTTGGGATGAGAGCGAACCTCGTCTTTTTGTTTGCGAGACGGTGCCAATAAGTTCTGAATCGTCATCAACTAGTGTCTTAGATACG ACGGACGTGTCGGTGGTGACACTCTTCTGTACACAGGAGCATGGGCTCCTTCTACAGGACTGCTACCCTAAGCCCTCAGGTCTGCAAGCGCTCCTCGCTTTGGATGTGCCGTACTATTGTTTCAGCTGCAAG CCTGGTGAGAGAGACCTAAACGTACCGGAGATTTCCGCCACAACATCAGCACCTGCGCACCCGACCCAGCAACCAAAAGGGTCAGCTGCCAAGTTCCCCCATATGGTGTCCAGGCGGGCTCTCCGAGACTTTGTGGGCCTGGAGAACTGTGAGAAAGCCACGCGTGATGCCATGCTCAACTTCAGTTTTTACCTGACCATCGGCGATATGGACGAAGCCTTCAAGTCTATTAAGCTCAtcaagag TAAAGCAGTATGGGAAAACATGGCACGGATGTGTGTAAAAACCCGGCGGCTGGATGTGGCACGTGTGTGCCTTGGGAATATGGGAAATGCCAGGGCAGCAAAAGCACTAAAGGAGGCAGAGGCTCAGCCCGAGCCAGAAGCCCAAGTGGCTATGTTGGCCATTCAGCTCGGCATGCTG GAAGATGCAGAAAAGTTGTACAAGAGCTGTCAACGCTATGACCTGCTGAACAATTTCTACCAGGCTTCTGGCCAATGGCAGCAAGCTCTGGAAACAGCAGAGAACCACGATCGCATACATCTGCGCACCACCTACTACAACTATGCCAAGTACCTTGAGTCCATGGGCGACAAGACACGTGCCCTCACATA TTATGAgaattcagacacacacagggtcgAAGTTCCCAGAATGCTCCAGGATGACACATCGTCTCTAGAGATTTATGTTAACAAAATGAGAGACAA AAACATCTATAAGTGGTGGGCCCAGTACCTGGAGAGTCAGTCAAACATGGATTCAGCATTACGTTTCTATGAACATGCCCAGGATTACCTCTCCTTGGTTAGAGTCCACTGCTACATGGGAAACATTGAGAAG GCGTCTGAGATAGCCAATGACACAGGTGACAGGGCTGCGTCATACCACCTGGCCAGACACTACGAGGGCCATGACGATATCAAACAGGCTGTCCACTTCTACACACGAGCCCAGGCCTACAACAACGCCATACGACTTTGTAAG GAGAATGGTCTGGATGACCAGTTAATGAACCTCGCTCTGCTCAGTAACCCCGAGGACATGATGGAGGCCGCCTGTTACTATGAGGAGAAAGGCACCCACATGGACCGAGCTGTCTCACTCTACCACAAG GCTGGTTACGTCTCCAAAGCACTTGAGTTGGCCTTTGCCACCCAACAGTTCTCTGCACTTCAACTGATCGCTGATGATCTGAATGAGAACCATGACCCAGCCCTCCTGGCACGCTGCTCCGACTTCTTCATCACACATTCCCAGTACGATAAGGCTGTGGAGTTACTGGTAGCAGCAAAGAAG TACCAACAAGCCCTGGAGTTGTGTGTGACCCAGAACTTGACCATCACAGAGGAGCTGGCAGAAACAATGACTGTAACTGATTCAAAAGACTTGTCTGAAGAGGCCCGaaaggagctgctggagaggATAGCTGACTGCTGCATGCGACAGGGCAATTACCACCTGGCCACTAAGAAATACACACAGGCGGGCAACAAGCTCAAG GCCATGAGGGCACTCCTGAAGTCGGGCGACACAGAGAAAATAGTATTCTTTGCCAATGTTTCTCGTCAGAAGGAGCTCTTCATCATGGCTGCCAACTACCTCCAGTCTCTGGACTGGCGGAAAGATCCAGAAATCTTGAAGACAATCATTGGTTTCTACACTAAAGGCAGGGCGCCGGACCTGCTTGCTGGCTTCTATGAAGCCTGTGCTCAG GTGGAGATTGATGATTACCAAAACTATGAGAAGGCTCTTGACGCTTTGACCGAGGCTTTAAAGTGCATCTCAAAAGCAAAGGACTCTTCAGGACAACAGGAAGCAAGACTTGCTGACACGCAGCATAAAATTACCCTGATCAAGAAGTTTGTCTACGCACGCAG GTTGTATGCGGAGAATGCCGGTGAGGCTGTGCGGTTATGTGAAGCCTTGCTGGAGGAGCCAGAGTTGGACCCTGCTGTCAGGATTGGAGATGCGTTTGGTTTCCTAGTGGAGCACCACTGTCAGCAAGGCAACTTTCAAGAG gcCTACCGTAAGCTGGAGGAGCTCCAGAAACTTTTGCCATCGCAGAACATTCGGTACTATATTAGCCAGGCGAGCCTAGAGGCCCTGCAAAAAGAGATGGGTCTACCCATGGATCGTAGTGACCGCAGGCATAatgtgaaggaggaggatgaagtggAGGAGGACTTAAATGTACCTTAA
- the ift140 gene encoding intraflagellar transport protein 140 homolog isoform X1 has product MLAAKAKLNGIATGDMAVYFDHRIEAPESSGVPSHLTWHPVLPVLAVASNSSTTGGNVDLYLQQGEYVESCHLERPHPPTVLRWHPLKPVLALGWENGEVVLLIHPVGHQTVLPIAHTACITLLEWSGSGSRLVTGDQTGALAVWKVDARGRLQGNHLVKHEYNKPLTCCIFRPATPGDDVAMLARASVSGDESALDMFSWKGAPLKMGPQEGLAFYVSTADGKVHYVDEHCKTSLLLSVEGAIKKLFYLEKREALAVITETLMLSQYTLGPEGGAQEFMKVKLSSKSGQNVNIVWTENGLLITATGEQVIRLWDLERDDNYVLPLDETLGFERGEMINCVSYCAEKEILAGGTSHGRIAIWKMVVLSGSSRGDNKAQWKLQTPTEIQGNVTQLQWGSSLNLLAANNSNTVLILCEHLMSAHFSQQVAAVQLTPTQLSITQFATGAHLALQSEIHIKGVCVTKDSVTVWSGKQITVYELTETVLRNTGSFPCDSPIVTVHGENLYTVEPNRVQIRTPQGTVKQLLTFSKAEGNPVLLSVCQYYLVVGTDTAHIRVFDLSRRDAKAHCNAKNLADQIANLGALRSVKCNANGSQVSILITQVNGRPDHKVYFYDVEMDTVTHFDFFVGRPSSGISQQEESERQQFQGTELSGRCPVSHFWDESEPRLFVCETVPISSESSSTSVLDTTDVSVVTLFCTQEHGLLLQDCYPKPSGLQALLALDVPYYCFSCKPGERDLNVPEISATTSAPAHPTQQPKGSAAKFPHMVSRRALRDFVGLENCEKATRDAMLNFSFYLTIGDMDEAFKSIKLIKSKAVWENMARMCVKTRRLDVARVCLGNMGNARAAKALKEAEAQPEPEAQVAMLAIQLGMLEDAEKLYKSCQRYDLLNNFYQASGQWQQALETAENHDRIHLRTTYYNYAKYLESMGDKTRALTYYENSDTHRVEVPRMLQDDTSSLEIYVNKMRDKNIYKWWAQYLESQSNMDSALRFYEHAQDYLSLVRVHCYMGNIEKASEIANDTGDRAASYHLARHYEGHDDIKQAVHFYTRAQAYNNAIRLCKENGLDDQLMNLALLSNPEDMMEAACYYEEKGTHMDRAVSLYHKAGYVSKALELAFATQQFSALQLIADDLNENHDPALLARCSDFFITHSQYDKAVELLVAAKKYQQALELCVTQNLTITEELAETMTVTDSKDLSEEARKELLERIADCCMRQGNYHLATKKYTQAGNKLKAMRALLKSGDTEKIVFFANVSRQKELFIMAANYLQSLDWRKDPEILKTIIGFYTKGRAPDLLAGFYEACAQVEIDDYQNYEKALDALTEALKCISKAKDSSGQQEARLADTQHKITLIKKFVYARRLYAENAGEAVRLCEALLEEPELDPAVRIGDAFGFLVEHHCQQGNFQEAYRKLEELQKLLPSQNIRYYISQASLEALQKEMGLPMDRSDRRHNVKEEDEVEEDLNVP; this is encoded by the exons atgttagcagctaAAGCTAAGTTAAACG GGATAGCCACTGGGGACATGGCGGTGTATTTTGACCACCGTATTGAAGCCCCTGAAAGCAGTGGTGTGCCCTCTCATTTGACCTGGCACCCAGTTCTTCCTGTGCTGGCCGTGGCCTCAAACAGCTCCACCACCGGAGGCAACGTGGACCTCTACCTGCAGCAG GGAGAATACGTGGAGAGCTGCCATTTAGAACGTCCTCACCCGCCCACAGTGCTGCGCTGGCATCCCCTCAAGCCGGTGTTGGCGCTGGGCTGGGAGAATGGTGAGGTGGTGCTGCTGATCCACCCCGTTGGACATCAAACTGTCCTTCCCATCGCACACACAGCCTGCATCACACTGCTGGAGTGGAGTGGCTCTGGCAGCCGCTTGGTAACGGGTGATCAG ACTGGAGCGCTAGCAGTATGGAAGGTAGATGCTAGAGGGAGACTTCAAGGAAACCATCTTGTGAAGCATGAATACAACAAACCTCTAACTTGCTGCATCTTCAGACCGGCGACACCTGGGGA CGATGTGGCAATGTTAGCCCGAGCATCAGTAAGTGGAGATGAGAGTGCTCTGGATATGTTCAGCTGGAAGGGAGCACCTCTTAAGATGGGCCCACAGGAGGGACTCGCGTTCTACGTCAGCACTGCAGATG GTAAAGTTCACTATGTGGATGAGCATTGCAAGACAAGCCTACTACTAAGTGTAGAGGGAGCAATCAAGAAACTGTTCTATCTTGAGAAAAGAGAGGCGCTTGCTGTGATCACGGAGACCCTAATGTTGTCACAGTACACTCTTGGACCTGAGGGAGGAGCCCAGGAATTTATGAAG gTTAAGTTGAGCAGCAAGAGTGGGCAGAATGTCAACATTGTCTGGACAGAAAACGGCCTCCTCATCACAGCCACAGGAGAACAGGTTATCAg gctgtGGGACCTGGAGCGAGATGACAACTATGTTTTGCCTCTCGACGAGACTCTGGGGtttgagagaggagagatgatcAACTGTGTTTCATACTGTGCAGAAAAAG AAATCTTGGCAGGTGGCACCAGCCATGGTCGCATAGCAATCTGGAAGATGGTGGTGCtgtcaggcagcagcagaggagataACAAGGCCCAGTGGAAGCTACAGACACCCACAGAAATACAGGGAAATGTCACGCAGCTACAG TGGGGCTCTAGCCTGAATCTGCTGGCCGCCAATAATTCGAACACTGTGCTGATCCTGTGTGAGCATTTGATGTCAGCTCACTTTagccagcaggtggcagcagtgCAGCTCACCCCAACCCAGCTCAGCATCACTCAGTTCGCCACAGGAGCGCACCTTGCTCTGCAGTCTGAGATACACatcaagggtgtgtgtgttaccaaa GATTCGGTGACAGTCTGGAGTGGCAAGCAGATCACTGTGTATGAGCTTACAGAGACAGTTCTTCGCAATACAG GATCATTTCCTTGTGACTCCCCCATAGTAACTGTACATGGCGAGAACCTCTACACTGTGGAACCTAACAGGGTCCAGATTCGCACGCCACAG ggCACTGTGAAGCAACTGCTGACCTTCTCAAAGGCAGAGGGCAACCCTGTACTACTCAGTGTGTGCCAGTACTACCTGGTGGTAGGCACGGACACAGCACACATTAGAGTCTTTGACCTCTCCCGAAG AGATGCCAAAGCTCACTGCAATGCTAAGAACCTGGCTGATCAGATTGCCAATCTGGGAGCCCTCAGGTCAGTCAAGTGTAACGCCAACGGCAGCCAAGTCAGCATCCTCATCACCCAG GTTAATGGACGACCTGATCACAAAGTGTACTTTTATGACGTTGAGATGGACACTGTGACACACTTTGACTTCTTCGTTGGCAGACCGTCCAGTGGTAtctcacagcaagaagaaaGTGAAAG GCAGCAGTTTCAGGGGACAGAGCTCAGTGGTCGCTGCCCAGTATCTCACTTTTGGGATGAGAGCGAACCTCGTCTTTTTGTTTGCGAGACGGTGCCAATAAGTTCTGAATCGTCATCAACTAGTGTCTTAGATACG ACGGACGTGTCGGTGGTGACACTCTTCTGTACACAGGAGCATGGGCTCCTTCTACAGGACTGCTACCCTAAGCCCTCAGGTCTGCAAGCGCTCCTCGCTTTGGATGTGCCGTACTATTGTTTCAGCTGCAAG CCTGGTGAGAGAGACCTAAACGTACCGGAGATTTCCGCCACAACATCAGCACCTGCGCACCCGACCCAGCAACCAAAAGGGTCAGCTGCCAAGTTCCCCCATATGGTGTCCAGGCGGGCTCTCCGAGACTTTGTGGGCCTGGAGAACTGTGAGAAAGCCACGCGTGATGCCATGCTCAACTTCAGTTTTTACCTGACCATCGGCGATATGGACGAAGCCTTCAAGTCTATTAAGCTCAtcaagag TAAAGCAGTATGGGAAAACATGGCACGGATGTGTGTAAAAACCCGGCGGCTGGATGTGGCACGTGTGTGCCTTGGGAATATGGGAAATGCCAGGGCAGCAAAAGCACTAAAGGAGGCAGAGGCTCAGCCCGAGCCAGAAGCCCAAGTGGCTATGTTGGCCATTCAGCTCGGCATGCTG GAAGATGCAGAAAAGTTGTACAAGAGCTGTCAACGCTATGACCTGCTGAACAATTTCTACCAGGCTTCTGGCCAATGGCAGCAAGCTCTGGAAACAGCAGAGAACCACGATCGCATACATCTGCGCACCACCTACTACAACTATGCCAAGTACCTTGAGTCCATGGGCGACAAGACACGTGCCCTCACATA TTATGAgaattcagacacacacagggtcgAAGTTCCCAGAATGCTCCAGGATGACACATCGTCTCTAGAGATTTATGTTAACAAAATGAGAGACAA AAACATCTATAAGTGGTGGGCCCAGTACCTGGAGAGTCAGTCAAACATGGATTCAGCATTACGTTTCTATGAACATGCCCAGGATTACCTCTCCTTGGTTAGAGTCCACTGCTACATGGGAAACATTGAGAAG GCGTCTGAGATAGCCAATGACACAGGTGACAGGGCTGCGTCATACCACCTGGCCAGACACTACGAGGGCCATGACGATATCAAACAGGCTGTCCACTTCTACACACGAGCCCAGGCCTACAACAACGCCATACGACTTTGTAAG GAGAATGGTCTGGATGACCAGTTAATGAACCTCGCTCTGCTCAGTAACCCCGAGGACATGATGGAGGCCGCCTGTTACTATGAGGAGAAAGGCACCCACATGGACCGAGCTGTCTCACTCTACCACAAG GCTGGTTACGTCTCCAAAGCACTTGAGTTGGCCTTTGCCACCCAACAGTTCTCTGCACTTCAACTGATCGCTGATGATCTGAATGAGAACCATGACCCAGCCCTCCTGGCACGCTGCTCCGACTTCTTCATCACACATTCCCAGTACGATAAGGCTGTGGAGTTACTGGTAGCAGCAAAGAAG TACCAACAAGCCCTGGAGTTGTGTGTGACCCAGAACTTGACCATCACAGAGGAGCTGGCAGAAACAATGACTGTAACTGATTCAAAAGACTTGTCTGAAGAGGCCCGaaaggagctgctggagaggATAGCTGACTGCTGCATGCGACAGGGCAATTACCACCTGGCCACTAAGAAATACACACAGGCGGGCAACAAGCTCAAG GCCATGAGGGCACTCCTGAAGTCGGGCGACACAGAGAAAATAGTATTCTTTGCCAATGTTTCTCGTCAGAAGGAGCTCTTCATCATGGCTGCCAACTACCTCCAGTCTCTGGACTGGCGGAAAGATCCAGAAATCTTGAAGACAATCATTGGTTTCTACACTAAAGGCAGGGCGCCGGACCTGCTTGCTGGCTTCTATGAAGCCTGTGCTCAG GTGGAGATTGATGATTACCAAAACTATGAGAAGGCTCTTGACGCTTTGACCGAGGCTTTAAAGTGCATCTCAAAAGCAAAGGACTCTTCAGGACAACAGGAAGCAAGACTTGCTGACACGCAGCATAAAATTACCCTGATCAAGAAGTTTGTCTACGCACGCAG GTTGTATGCGGAGAATGCCGGTGAGGCTGTGCGGTTATGTGAAGCCTTGCTGGAGGAGCCAGAGTTGGACCCTGCTGTCAGGATTGGAGATGCGTTTGGTTTCCTAGTGGAGCACCACTGTCAGCAAGGCAACTTTCAAGAG gcCTACCGTAAGCTGGAGGAGCTCCAGAAACTTTTGCCATCGCAGAACATTCGGTACTATATTAGCCAGGCGAGCCTAGAGGCCCTGCAAAAAGAGATGGGTCTACCCATGGATCGTAGTGACCGCAGGCATAatgtgaaggaggaggatgaagtggAGGAGGACTTAAATGTACCTTAA
- the tmem204 gene encoding transmembrane protein 204 encodes MAVQRLVAAAVAVALLSLVLNNVAAFTPSWVLQALEDGRKRSVGLWRMCPTGGERGRDDRGQGTQRQCISLGWGTEFAGYQESRSTVKLQFDMMRACNLMATVALTAGQLIFLLGLMELPFITQESQWWEEAIAALFQLASFVLVIGLVTFYRIGPYTHLSYSCYLDIAACLLATMAAAMLIWNILHRRDDCLAPRVIIISRSLASPFHPRLDNDYVESPC; translated from the exons ATGGCCGTGCAGAGGCTagtggcggcggcggtggcagTGGCCCTGCTGTCCCTAGTCCTAAACAATGTTGCAGCCTTCACCCCCAGCTGGGTCCTGCAGGCGCTGGAGGATGGACGCAAGCGGAGTGTGGGACTATGGAGGATGTGCCCCACTGGTGGGGAAAGGGGCCGTGATGACAGGGGGCAGGGGACACAGAGGCAGTGCATAAGCCTGGGATGGGGCACCGAGTTTGCAGGCTACCAAGAATCCCGCAGCACTGTCAAAT TGCAGTTTGACATGATGCGAGCATGTAATCTGATGGCGACGGTGGCCCTGACTGCTGGTCAGCTGATCTTCCTTCTAGGCCTGATGGAGCTGCCCTTCATCACACAGGAATCCCAGTGGTGGGAAGAGGCCATTGCTGCACTCTTCCAGCTAGCCA GTTTTGTGCTAGTTATTGGACTTGTGACTTTCTACAGGATCGGGCcctacacacacctgtcctACTCCTGCTACCTGGACATAGCTGCTTGCCTGCTGGCCACGATGGCTGCGGCCATGCTCATCTGGAACATTTTACATCGCCGTGATGACTGCCTTGCACCTCGAGTTATAATCATCAGTCGCTCACTGGCATCACCTTTCCACCCACGTCTAGACAATGACTATGTGGAGTCGCCTTGTTGA